Genomic window (Rhizobium brockwellii):
ACGATCGTGCGGGTGTATCTGCCCGGCTCCGAAGCGGTCGATCTCATCGATGCGACGAGCGGCCGGGTGGTGACGCCGTTCAGCATAGCCCATCCGTCCGGCCTGTTCGCGGCAGCAGCCGCGTCGAGGACGGGATACCGGCTGCGGATCACATGGCCGGATGCCGTGCAGATCACCGAGGACCCCTACAGTTTCGGCCTGCTGCTCGGAGAGCTCGACCTTCATCTGATATCGGAGGGCACCCACTATAGTCTGGGCCGGACGCTCGGCGCAGTTGATATGTCGATCGACGGGATATCGGGTGTTCGTTTCGCCGTCTGGGCCCCAAATGCCCGCCGCGTCTCGGTCGTCGGCGACTTCAACGCCTGGGATGGGCGGCGAAACCCGATGCGGCTGAGACCGTCGGCGGGCGTCTGGGAGCTGTTTATTCCGCGCCTCGCCCCCGGCGAAAGATACAAGTTCGAGATCGTCGATGCGCAAGGGACTTGTCTGCCGCAGAAGGCCGACCCGGTGGCGAGGGCGAGCGAGGCCGCCCCTTCGACCGCTTCCATTGTCGCATCGTCGACGCCGTTTCGATGGACCGATGACGGTTGGATGAAGGGACGGTCCCGGCAAGACAGGCTGGAGGGCGCGTTCTCCGTCTATGAGGTGCACGCCGGCTCCTGGCTTCGCGACCAAAAGGACGGCAACAGGTCGCTCGACTGGGTCGAACTCAGCCAGCGACTGGTTCCCTATGTCAGCGACATGGGCTTTACCCATATCGAGCTGATGCCAATCATGGAGTATCCGTTCGGTGGGTCCTGGGGCTATCAGCCACTCGGGCTGTTTGCCCCGACCGGCCGATATGGGACGCCTGAGGATTTCGCCTATTTCATCGACCGGTGCCATGGCGCCGGGCTCGGTGTCATCCTCGACTGGGTGCCGGCCCATTTTCCCACAGACGTCTGGGGGCTCGCCCGCTTCGACGGCAGCGCGCTCTACGAGCACGAAGATCCGCGCGAAGGCTTTCACCGCGACTGGAACACGCTGATCTACAATCTCGGCCGCAACGAGGTGAAAGGGTTCCTTATCGCCAGCGCGCTGGAATGGCTGGAGCGCTACCATATAGACGGTTTGCGGGTCGACGCCGTGGCTTCGATGCTTTACCGCGACTACAGCCGCAACGAGGGCGAGTGGATCCCGAACCAGTATGGCGGCCGCGAGAATCTGGAAGCGGTCGAATTCTTCAAGCACCTGAACAGCATCATTCACGAGCGCTGCCCGCACGCGATGACGATCGCCGAGGAATCGACGGCCTGGCCCGGGGTGACAAAGCCGCCGGAGCAGGGGGGGCTGGGCTTCGACATCAAATGGAACATGGGCTGGATGCATGACAGCCTGAGCTACATCGAGAAGGATCCGATTTACCGGAGCTACGCCCATGGCACGATGACCTTCGGCATGATCTATGCCTATTCCGAGCGCTTCATTCTGCCGATTTCACATGACGAGGTCGTCTACGGAAAGGGCTCGCTGCTGACGAAGATGCCGGGCGACGAATGGCAGAAATTCGCCAATCTGCGCAGCTATCTCGCGTTCATGTGGGGTCATCCCGGCAAGAAGCTCTTGTTCATGGGGAGCGAAGTCGCCCAGCCGGGCGAGTGGAACCATGATGGTTCGGTGACCTGGGATGTGCTGGACCGGCCCCAGCATGTGGGGATCCAGCGGCTGGTGAGGGATCTGAACGGCCTCTACGCAGACGAGCCGGCATTGCAATTCGGCGACTTTCATCCGGAGGGCTTCGAATGGGCGGCAGCCGACGACGCCGTCAATTCCGTGCTCGGGATGCTGCGTTATGCACGCGATCGCGCTTCGTCGATGCTGGTCATGTCGAATTTCACGCCGGTGCCGCGTTATGGCTACAGGATCGGCGTGCCCAGTGACGGTGTGTGGATCGAGAAGATGACGACAGATGCGCGGGAATATGGCGGCTCCGGCCTGGTCAACGGCGCGGTGTCGACCGAACCGGTGCCCGCCCATGGCAGACGGGTCTCCCTGTCACTGACGCTGCCGCCGCTATCGACGATCTTTCTGCAAGGGCCGTCGCCCTGACGGCGCGGCCGCGGAACGGTCATTTCGGTGACGGTTTCACCGTCACCTGAGACGACCGTAGACAGTCACCTGAGATAATGGATATG
Coding sequences:
- the glgB gene encoding 1,4-alpha-glucan branching protein GlgB, whose amino-acid sequence is MNVERSELLAGIGQDALWALIEGRHGDPFSILGPHQSGGMTIVRVYLPGSEAVDLIDATSGRVVTPFSIAHPSGLFAAAAASRTGYRLRITWPDAVQITEDPYSFGLLLGELDLHLISEGTHYSLGRTLGAVDMSIDGISGVRFAVWAPNARRVSVVGDFNAWDGRRNPMRLRPSAGVWELFIPRLAPGERYKFEIVDAQGTCLPQKADPVARASEAAPSTASIVASSTPFRWTDDGWMKGRSRQDRLEGAFSVYEVHAGSWLRDQKDGNRSLDWVELSQRLVPYVSDMGFTHIELMPIMEYPFGGSWGYQPLGLFAPTGRYGTPEDFAYFIDRCHGAGLGVILDWVPAHFPTDVWGLARFDGSALYEHEDPREGFHRDWNTLIYNLGRNEVKGFLIASALEWLERYHIDGLRVDAVASMLYRDYSRNEGEWIPNQYGGRENLEAVEFFKHLNSIIHERCPHAMTIAEESTAWPGVTKPPEQGGLGFDIKWNMGWMHDSLSYIEKDPIYRSYAHGTMTFGMIYAYSERFILPISHDEVVYGKGSLLTKMPGDEWQKFANLRSYLAFMWGHPGKKLLFMGSEVAQPGEWNHDGSVTWDVLDRPQHVGIQRLVRDLNGLYADEPALQFGDFHPEGFEWAAADDAVNSVLGMLRYARDRASSMLVMSNFTPVPRYGYRIGVPSDGVWIEKMTTDAREYGGSGLVNGAVSTEPVPAHGRRVSLSLTLPPLSTIFLQGPSP